One genomic window of Diospyros lotus cultivar Yz01 chromosome 8, ASM1463336v1, whole genome shotgun sequence includes the following:
- the LOC127807327 gene encoding uncharacterized protein LOC127807327: MVNPFICGAGGFHHQEEEEDQDYCQYSSQRKLRRSGGISLFRTRDSKNPYANRGLDKFSALLAELEHKKKEIYTQKDSQSISFVRFVFSDSNNLKPIVVRLRGKRRDKDKDKHISKGLAHNSDEKEDGKSPKKKRYSWKTTMDMWRPCWYLPAAMILIMLLLAVFGRSFAILCTSFGWYLVPAMARERSSARPAVGEEEEGICKKNIVRGQWLSSSTSTVDVAVSPRRRKSW, translated from the coding sequence ATGGTCAATCCATTCATCTGTGGCGCCGGTGGCTTTCATcatcaagaggaagaagaagaccaagattATTGCCAGTATTCATCGCAAAGAAAGCTAAGAAGGAGCGGCGGCATCAGCTTGTTCAGAACCAGAGACAGCAAAAACCCATACGCCAATCGCGGGCTTGACAAATTTTCTGCGCTCTTAGCCGAGCTCGAACACAAAAAGAAGGAGATTTACACCCAGAAGGACTCGCAGAGCATCTCCTTCGTTCGCttcgtcttctccgattccAACAACTTGAAGCCAATTGTGGTCAGGCTGAGAGGCAAAAGGAGAGACAAAGACAAAGACAAGCACATAAGCAAAGGTTTAGCGCACAATTCAGATGAAAAAGAGGATGGAAAGAgtccgaagaagaagaggtattCATGGAAGACGACAATGGACATGTGGAGGCCTTGCTGGTACTTGCCGGCGGCGATGATCTTGATCATGTTGCTTCTGGCGGTGTTCGGCCGATCATTCGCTATATTGTGCACATCTTTTGGGTGGTATTTGGTGCCGGCCATGGCCAGAGAGAGGTCAAGTGCAAGACCTGCGgtcggggaagaagaagaaggaatatgCAAGAAGAACATTGTGAGGGGCCAGTGGCTATCTTCTTCTACAAGTACTGTTGATGTTGCGGTGTCACCTCGTCGCCGGAAAAGCTGGTGA